Genomic segment of bacterium:
GGCTTTGATGTAGGCCGCCCATTCCATGGTCCGGGTATCGGTGGAGATGCCAACCTTCTTGAGGTCATTCTGGATCGCTGCTGCGATGTCGGGATGGGATCCCTCTTTGTTGAACCAGAGGGTGATCGGCGGCAGCCCTTCGCCGTTGGGGTAGCCGGCTTCTTTCAGGAGTTCGCCAGCCTTTGCCGGATTGAACTCATAGTTCGGGACATCGGTGGGGTTCTTGTAATCCCCGAGGCCTGGCGGGATGACTTTCCAGTAGGGAATCCCCTGACTCTTCATGATGTCCGTCACGATGTAGTCGCGATCAATGGCGTAGTTGACTGCCTGGCGCAGGAGGAGCGCTTTGCGCTGCGCTGCGGCGTCATTCGCCTTTTCCGGCGGAACCCCAAACGGCTCCTTGATCATGTTGAAGCCGTAGTACATGAGCGACGCCAGCGGGTATCGGTGGAGCTCTTCCTGCATCGAGGCATCATCTTTCACCAGCGGCCAGACGGCGGTCGGCTCGACCCAGCAGTGATGCAGATTCCCGCGCTTGTACTCCTCGAACTGTTGCCGGTTCTCTTTGATGACCTTGTAGACCACGCCGGAGAGCTTGGCTGGTCCCTTCCAGTAGTCCTTATTGGCCTCCAGGACGATGTGCTGGTTCTGCTTCCAGTCGACGAACTTGAAGGGTCCGGACCCGACCGGATGAAGGGTGAACTGGTCATCGCCGACCTTCTTCACTTCCTCTTCGGGCACGATGGCGAAGGTGTTCTGCGCCAGGTGATAGATGAACGGCGCATACGGCTCGGCGAGCTTGATAGTGATCTGCGTGGGGCTCTCCACGATGACTCCGGGCAGGTCTGCCGCTGTGCCAGCATTGAACTCTTTGCCTCCCAGAATCGGCGTGGCCCAGTTCGACCGCTTGGACGCGACCTTCGGATCAAGAATGCGCTTGATGGTGTACTCCACGTCTTTCGCTTCGACCCGGCGACCGTTGTGAAACGTTGCCTTATCGGTCAGGGTGAAGCGGTAAGTGACGTTATCGGCATCGATGGACCAGGCGGTCGCGATTTCTGGCGCGACATTGAGGTCATCATCCAGCGTCACCAGCGTGTCGAAGATCTGGTTGCAGACACTGTCGGATGTCGTATCCGAAATCTGCGCCGGATCCAGTGTTGGCGGATTGGAAGTTGTCGGAAAAAAGTAGGTGTTTCCGTCCTTGGTCCACTCCGGCAGATTGGTGGTATCGGCTTCGCTGCCCGATCCCCCGTCAGCAGATTTCTCTGCCTGCTGCCCCGAGTCACCACTGCCACAGCCCGTCACTACCGTCAGGGCCAGCAGGAGCAGGCTCCAGCGCCACAGTTGCTGCATGAGATCCCTCCTCGCACGTTGCCTTTGAGTTAGCTGGGGAGTATCCCCTGCCTGTTCATCGTGCGCAACGCCGCTCAGTATGCCCGAAAACGAAACCGCGCCCCGGGTGTCCGGGACGCGGTCTTCAGACGGTGGTCGCTGGCAGAAAGCTTCAGGCGACCGCGGCCGGCTCCTTGAGACCCGCTTCGGACCGGAGGAGTTCGACTTTGTCGAGGCGTTCCCAGGGGAGATCGACATCGGTCCGGCCAAAGTGTCCGTAGGCGGCGGTCGGACGATAAATCGGACGTCGGAGGTCGAGGGTCGAGACGATAGAGGCCGGCCGCAGGTCGAAGTGCGCCGCGACCAGACTTTCGATCAGTTCTTCGGAAATCCCGGGGGCATTGGTGCCGAAGGTCTCCACCAGCACCGACAGCGGCTTGGCGACCCCGATGGCATAGGCGACCTGGATCTCGCAGCGCTGAGCCAGCCCTGCTGCCACGACATTCTTGGCGATGTAGCGCGCCGCATAAGAAGCGCTGCGGTCGACCTTTGTCGGGTCCTTGCCCGAGAACGCGCCGCCTCCATGCCGCGCCCAGCCACCATAGGTGTCCACGATGATCTTGCGCCCGGTCAGCCCGGAGTCGCCGTGCGGGCCACCCGTCACAAACCGTCCGGTGGGATTGGTCAGATAGCGCGTTTCGGCACTGGTCATCTCGGCCGGAACGACGGCATTAACAACGTGCTCCCTGATGCCGGCGGAGATTTCATCATGGCTCACATGGGGGTCGTGCTGCGTGGAGATCAGCACGGTCGTGATCTCGGAAGGTTTGCCATCCCGATAGCGGATGGTGACCTGCGACTTACCATCGGGACGCACCCATGGGAGGGTGCCATTCTTCCGGACTTCCGCCAGGCGACGGGTCAACCGGTGGGCGTAGGCGATTGGCGCGGGCATGTACTCCGGCGTCTCGTTCGTGGCGTAGCCGAACATCAGGCCCTGGTCGCCCGCTCCGATCTGGTCGAGGGGATCACTCCCCGACTCCCGGTGCTCCAGTGCCGCATCGACTCCCTGCGCGATGTCGTGCGATTGCGGATCGAGGGAGACCAGCACCCCGCAGGTGTCGCCCATGATCCCAAATTCGGCCTTGGTGTAACCGATCTCGAGGACGGTCCGCCGTACGACAGTCGGAATGTCCACATAGGCGTTGGTGGTGATTTCTCCCATCACCAGTACGAGGCCTGTGGTGAGCGCGGTCTCGCACGCCACCCGGCTCATCGGGTCCTTTTCGAGCAGGGCATCCAGGACAGCGTCAGAAATCTGATCGGCCATTTTGTCGGGATGGCCCTCAGTGACCGACTCAGAAGTGAAGTGAAAGTCGTGCTTCGGCACAGGCGACTCCCCAGCGGTCCGCACCAGGGCGGAAACGGAATGCGTAAGCGGGCATGGCAGGGGAGGTGCCGGCCTGATGGCCGGCGTCTTATCTGTCCAGCGACCAGTCGTGCGTCGCTGGCAGGATTTGGCACCTCGCACCGGGCAGCGCTGGCTGCTGGTGCTGGTTGCCGGGCTTCCTCGGGCCAGTCCCTCTGCCTGCTCTCGATAAGACAGGGGTAACGTACTGTTCGACAGAAAGTCGTGTCAATGGCTCATCAGAAAAGATTTATCCCGGAAGCCAGGTCTCCAGGCTAGTTGTCCAGGAACAACTGAAGCAGGTTAAACAGGTCCTGCGTGGCGTCTGTGGCATCGGTGGCGATGGTCGGCCGGGCGCTCTCGAGGTCGGTTCTGGCACCTACCGCATTCCCCTGGAGCCATCGGGCGAAGGCCCGGGCGACCTGCAAGTCCACCGGACCGAGCTGGTCGTGGCGCGGAGCTGACCGGTACTCGCCCGGCCGCTCCAGCGCTTCGGTGAGGAGTCGCTCGGCATCAGCGGCATCGGCCAGATTCATCCCCTGCAACAACCGGACGCCTGCCAGGCCCACCAGCGCATCAGTCCCGGTACACCCGGCCCCTTGTGCCGCCGCAAAGTAGCTGGTCGCGGTGCCCAGCTGGTTTCGACGTGCCGCGACCCAGCCCAGGACATTGTCGATCGCCGGGTTGGTCGCAAACTGCGGGGTCGCCTTAAGCTCCAGCAAAAAGGTTTCGGCATCCGTAAAGCGACCCGCACGAAAGAGTTCCCAGGCGATGTCGAGTTCTTCCGGACTCAGGCTGATGGTGATCGTCCGCTGATCCCGCGCTTCGGGGACTTCAAACGGCTGCAGCAGTTCGCTCGGACCAGCCGCCGTCTGCAACGTCGCCTGCAGGCGGTACTCACCTGGCACCAGGTCGATCTGGATGCGGCCATCCGCTCCGGTTCTGACAGGCCAGGCCTGCGCTTGTTCCCGCCCCAATATCAGGCCCCTGAGACCACTGGCGCCAGAAAGTGGCGCACCACAGTCGTCTTCGATCAACAGGACTGTCCGGCCCAGCGACATTGGCAGCGAGCCGGGAGTGGACCGCTGCTGATCGCAAGCGCTGCTCCCCAAAAGTAGGGGGAGCAGCAGCCAGCAGAAGCCAGGATGCCGGACAGCGGTCATGCGGACTCCGTTGAACTAGTTGCGGAGCAACAGGTCCAGGGTGTTGAAGAGATCGATGCCCGCATCGGAGCCACCTGCGATTTGTGGCCGGATGGCATCCAGATTCGCCTGCACATTGGCCAGGTCGCCCTGCATGAAATGTGCGAACGCCCGACAGACGAAGAGGTCGGGTTCCGTGATGTTGTCGTGGGTCGGGGCTGAGGTGTAATCGCCAGGGGCATCGATGACGGTCGAAAGCCGGGTAATGGCTTCGGTCAGGTCCGCCGAAGAGGTATTCCGGAGCAGGAGGAGTCCGGACTTTCCGACAAAGGCATCGAAGTTGTTCGGATCAGCGGCGAGTGCCAGATTGAACGCGGCATCACCAGCGCTCAGTTCCCCGTTTCGAACCCGAGCCCAGCCGAGGGCGTTGTTGGCATTGTTGGCCCCGATATTCGCCGCCGCCGCCCGGGCTTCGTAGAGGACAAATGCCGCGATGGCCCCCGGATAGTCCCCAGCCCGGAATCGCTGCCAGCCAAGCGACAGATCGTTGTCTTTCAGACGAATTTGCTGGACCTTGCCTTTGTCAGTTTCAGCCACCGTGATGCTCTGTGTGGCAGAAATCAGGATCGCCGCGGCCTTGCGGCGGTAGGTCGCACTGACGGTGTAAGTACCGGGGTCCAGATTCACACTGACCCGTCCATCGTTCCCCGCCGTGACGGTGAGCGCGCTTGTCAGTGCGCCGCCGCTCACCTGGGCGGTGAGGGCGGATCCAGCGTTGGTGATGGGTGCACCGAAGTCATCGGTGAAGGCCAGGATAGTGCTGGCGGTGCCGCCACCACCACCGCCGCATCCGGTCAGGAGGACCAGGCTCAGCGCGAGCAACAGGACGAGTTCTGCCAAGGGGGCC
This window contains:
- the oppA gene encoding Oligopeptide-binding protein OppA, producing MQQLWRWSLLLLALTVVTGCGSGDSGQQAEKSADGGSGSEADTTNLPEWTKDGNTYFFPTTSNPPTLDPAQISDTTSDSVCNQIFDTLVTLDDDLNVAPEIATAWSIDADNVTYRFTLTDKATFHNGRRVEAKDVEYTIKRILDPKVASKRSNWATPILGGKEFNAGTAADLPGVIVESPTQITIKLAEPYAPFIYHLAQNTFAIVPEEEVKKVGDDQFTLHPVGSGPFKFVDWKQNQHIVLEANKDYWKGPAKLSGVVYKVIKENRQQFEEYKRGNLHHCWVEPTAVWPLVKDDASMQEELHRYPLASLMYYGFNMIKEPFGVPPEKANDAAAQRKALLLRQAVNYAIDRDYIVTDIMKSQGIPYWKVIPPGLGDYKNPTDVPNYEFNPAKAGELLKEAGYPNGEGLPPITLWFNKEGSHPDIAAAIQNDLKKVGISTDTRTMEWAAYIKAVDEGEPQIFRMGWIQDYPDPDNWLYVMFHSANAGPLGNHSFYSNPQVDKLLEEAQRNTDHATRMKLYTQAERLILNDAPWAIIEHGINEILVKKSVKGMKFTAVDSADTIQHVRLENVWFEK
- the metK gene encoding S-adenosylmethionine synthase — translated: MPKHDFHFTSESVTEGHPDKMADQISDAVLDALLEKDPMSRVACETALTTGLVLVMGEITTNAYVDIPTVVRRTVLEIGYTKAEFGIMGDTCGVLVSLDPQSHDIAQGVDAALEHRESGSDPLDQIGAGDQGLMFGYATNETPEYMPAPIAYAHRLTRRLAEVRKNGTLPWVRPDGKSQVTIRYRDGKPSEITTVLISTQHDPHVSHDEISAGIREHVVNAVVPAEMTSAETRYLTNPTGRFVTGGPHGDSGLTGRKIIVDTYGGWARHGGGAFSGKDPTKVDRSASYAARYIAKNVVAAGLAQRCEIQVAYAIGVAKPLSVLVETFGTNAPGISEELIESLVAAHFDLRPASIVSTLDLRRPIYRPTAAYGHFGRTDVDLPWERLDKVELLRSEAGLKEPAAVA